TCATCTTGGACTTTAGAAATAATTTCCCATTCCTCTTTAAGGGATGCTACTTCTACACCCTTCTCTTTATGCCTCTCCATTTCAAAAGCAGTAGGTAGAATCACATAATCATTGACAGGGTTGTAAAAGGGATCAGGTTCTCCAGCCTTCAGCCAGTGCTTGAGAAGCCGGAATACGTGAGGCTCACGAAGGATACGCTGATGTTCACCAGGCACACCAACCCTTGCCTCCGCATTGAGACCATCAGCCTGCATTTAGGTTTAATCAAAATACATTTTGGGCTTTAACCCAATCATTACTACCAACACTAATGCTACTTCATTGACACAATACCAAGAAAACTCGTGTATACGGAAATTAACAAACCTTTGCCGATTCTATAGGAACTGTTCCATCTCCATCAACACATACGTATTTGGCCTGAATattaagaaagataaaagtAAGCATTGGcaaccaaaacaaagaaaagtaaCCAAATGATGACTTGAGGGGGCAAATAATTTAAGCAGATTTAGCATCAAACATGTTCAATTAAAACTATTCTTCAATGATATTACACTAGAGAGAAAAGACACTGTCAATAatagaattaaatattttgaaacaataatataaaGTGGAGGAAAAGAGAAATGTGGTGCATCCgtcaaaaagaaattatttacatttactAATTCTATTAATCAACACAGTTTATTGACTAATTCAAtcaataaatactaaaataaatacaaacaaaatgcAGACGGAAAACTGCCCAGACTTTTATTCTATGCAAgtataaagaaagaaaactgtATGGTAAACTTGGGGAATCAATATTGCATGCAGCCGTGCACCATAGCATATGGCCATCCCTCTCCTTTGATACGTAACATGAATCAAGAAACATATTTAACACAATCACAAATGTATTGACCTGGAAATAACATAGCTGTTGCAGATCTGTGACAGGCTTGTCCCCACTTCCAAAGCTGCAGAATAATAGTTATGTAAAGTGATGGTCAGTGGTCACATATTTCCAAAAGAATTATAAATACCTACTTGCATCCAATAGTCCATTGTTAATACACTTCACAGAATACCATTTCTAGGGTAACCATGGTACATCCAAAGAATTGATAGAGGCATTACCAAACACTATGAGGTGTGTCAAGACTGGTCCCATAAATGTTGTAAAATTTAACTTGTGAGGGAAGTTTGGCAGAAGACAGAATCTCCCATGTTTTGTTTGCCCATTTCAAGATCTCCAAGTTGAAGGGCAGGGGCAAATCCACACCATTATAATTAACCTGGATATCAGATAGATATCATACCAATCTAATTAAGCTGCCCAATAAACATCCAAGATGAGTAGATATTGAATAGAAATACTTGCACTCTTCTCCCCCCCAATTAACCAGCATTAATAGGCATGTGAAAGCAAGAAATCCTCCACTCCACTCCACCgccccacaaaaaaaaaaaacacagtaaGATTTGCTTAAAGAGAGTAGAGACTATGTTCAAGTTCCAAGTTCAGCTCTAAATATGAAAAAGACAAAGCATCTTTATATTACGATTTCTTCCATTTCAAATTATCCATTAATCATTGTTAGTATAGAATTTAAAACTATAACACATTCAATTTCATGTTAATGTTAGTGATACTCAAATTTAAACAAGTTCCATTAATTTGCATGCTGAGAAAGTTAACACTGGTAACTCACTGTGTTATTTAAAAGAGCTTGCTTCAAAACCTCGATGCTATCACATGGTGGATATGACTCCAGAACAATATGTGATTTCCCATCAGAATCACGTCTCTCACGCCACAATTCCAGAACAGGAATATGTTGCCAATGAGAATTAGGACAACCCATAAGTTCGTATATTGATGGACATTCAATCAGCTGTGACATTGAAACAAGCTTCAATAAACAATTCTACAATATCAAAATATCTAAATACCAAAAATTGaaagggagggagagagagagagaacaacatgaataaaaaaaggatgcatgcatacaaaaaaaaaacacaagattattctttaaataatcaaaacacAGGGAAGTAGCACAAACAATAGAAATAGAGAACACACCATCCAACAATACATACACTGGAAAATCCAAATCATGTAGTCTATATTAAAAGATCTTACAAGATGAAAGTGTAatccaataataaaataactttttataaaactatGAATAATAGCagtcaaaactattttttattattttgtattatgtcactgaattcttttttcttctggtATAACCATAGGGTTCAAAAGCATAATTGTGAAGTGTGACAATTAGTTAAGCAATTTAAGTTTTTGACTTTGGTTTAGGGAAGATCTTGTCATCAGTAGTTTTCTATTTCTTCAGACTGGTGAATAAACACTTAATCTATCTGCACTAGTTGTCAGTTGCCTTCACTGAAAGGTAAGGGTAAATTGCTGAGACAGTTAGGAAACAAACTCAAAACACAAATATAAAGTTTTGTATTAGGAAACTATAGataaacaaattcaaaacaCAAATCCAGAAGACAAAAATAACTGATATGTACCAACTGGTGCATGCTCCATTTGGAAATATAAAAGTTTTGTTCCCATCCTTCCACAAATGACATTCCATTTAAAAAGGTAGAATAGATGGTTCCCGGTGCACCTGCAGAACAATGAGCGAGCACAACTACACCATTATGTACTTTTCCatggtaaaacaaaaaattaagggaCCTCTAAGTAGCTAAAACAATACAGATGATATATGAAGGCAACAAAAGCATACTATTAAGTCCAAATCATATTTTGGTCAACATCAAGTGAAATGACAGTGAGTGATCTAACACTTCTCTTTTGATATTTGAAGATCATGCTTTTtatgcacattttttttccatcaaCTATTTTAGCCTATGTAGATAACATGATATTGGCTTcttcaaatatattaaagaaggaaaacaaatttttaacagACCCATCATTATAAATTGCATTGAAAAGCTAAAAGAATCATTCATCAGATATCCTTAATTATAATTCCATACTTCTTATAAATACAGAATAGAATTACTTACCCTGGAATGGTGCACAAATTGCAACCCAATTCTTAACATATTTCTCAAAAATCTGAAAAAAGACATgtttcagcagtagataaattCCAAGATTGAAGTGTATAAACCATAAATTgaaactacaaaataaaataaaactgataTAAGAAGCTTAACAGATGTGTTACATCGCTTTGCAGGCACATGAAACATTTCACCAAAAGACCACCCATAGAATGAGTTATAATATTTATCTTCTTCCCTCCTGCAGCATTATAAATTGATTCTAACTTTGCAGCTAACCGATCCATTGTTTCCTTCAACCTAAATGAAATAAACAGagcaattgtaaaaaaaaatatctttcatttggTTAAATACTTTTTAGAGAACTTATCCTTAGGATTGTGGGAAATCATACCACCAAGCAATAGCCAAAAGATACACTGGAGAGACATCAATCAGATTAAATTCATTTGCACAATTACATCAATCAGCTGATAGCTTCCTCAGAAAACTTATCatttcataataataacaacaaactaTGAAAATACTCTGCATAATTTTTACAAATcaatttcattattaaaaaaaatatagaatcaGTTTTTCCTTGCCGAAAGATGACATAAAATAATCCCATAACATGTAGATATTTGAAGAGTAGggtgtttgaaatttttaatttcactaTTATGGATTAGCGATGAGAAGGCAAATGACTCCTTTTCCATGATTTGTAAAATTGCTCCAGCTTTAAATTAATTAGGTACCTGTTACTTTGGCGAAAATCATATCCAAAACCAAAAAGCGTCTTTCCCTCTTCAAACCCCCACTTACGCATTTCAACGatcatgtcatggaaataatacaCAGAATCACTTCCAAACATCTGCTCAAAAGAATTATACAGGATTCATGAATAAATTGCTTGGCTATTTGCATTGCAATTCAAGCAACTCAGTTTAAAACAAGCATACCAAGTCAGGGTCCAAAATGTCAATTGCATGGAGTCCATGCCTATCTTCAGGAACAATAATTGTTGAATTTGGATCCATGGACTCGGTTTTTCCTGGTTTCAAAATAGATTATTGGGTATGTTATGATCACCAAATTCAAAGTTTCTTACAGCACACTCTTCAGCACAAAACACAAATTATTTcagtaaagaaagaaataaactaGGCAGGCACATAAGCTTGGATACAGCACGAGCATTAAAGACATAAGAATACAAATCCAGGGCCATTTGGAATAGCTTCTACAGAGCTTGTTTGGACTTATCATACAAGCActtaagttaaaatttgaagGTATTTACTTTTAAGCTTTAAGAAAGTGGCTCCTATAAGCTCTTTTACTTAGCTGGTGTTTGTTTGCACATCAAATTTGTGAGTCAAGTGGCATTTTCATGCCAATAGCGTAAAACTAAAACACAGAAACTACTATTTGTAGCTTTTGCTCCACGTGCATCAAATACTGATAAACAGTAAACCAAACATGCAGTTAATAACTTCCATGGTGATCGGCGAAGCTTATCAAAAGAAATAAGCTTTCAATGTAATAAACTATTAATTAGCTATTATCACAAGGTTTGCTCCCTGCCTAACTTCAATCATTAGTTATTTAATAAGTTGTTGCAAAGCAAGGAAAAAAATGCAACGaacaatttgtaattttaactttttaccaTGTAAACCTACAATTTCACTTAATTcgatatcaattttatttttcttcaatccgAAAACATCTTCAGAACATTGACAGCATCAACGAACAACAAAATAGCACGAGTTTCAGCTTTCAACGTGCTTTATTTAATTTCGTAAAACGAAAACTAGGTCCTACCGGTGGAAGGATCGTAACGCGACCAAAGCTTGGTCTTCAGCGTGTACTCGGCGTTGAGGAAGCGAACCCAGACGCGTTCATGGCTTCCGTCGGTTTCGTCAACGGCGTGCAGCATCGAGCCACCGACACCGGGCACCAGCAAAACGGGGTCCAGATTAGGGTTTACGTAGGGCTGCGGCTGCGGGTTCTTGATCAGCTTCAG
This region of Glycine max cultivar Williams 82 chromosome 7, Glycine_max_v4.0, whole genome shotgun sequence genomic DNA includes:
- the LOC100795022 gene encoding lecithin-cholesterol acyltransferase-like 4; protein product: MAILLGEILQSLELWLKLIKNPQPQPYVNPNLDPVLLVPGVGGSMLHAVDETDGSHERVWVRFLNAEYTLKTKLWSRYDPSTGKTESMDPNSTIIVPEDRHGLHAIDILDPDLMFGSDSVYYFHDMIVEMRKWGFEEGKTLFGFGYDFRQSNRLKETMDRLAAKLESIYNAAGGKKINIITHSMGGLLVKCFMCLQSDIFEKYVKNWVAICAPFQGAPGTIYSTFLNGMSFVEGWEQNFYISKWSMHQLLIECPSIYELMGCPNSHWQHIPVLELWRERRDSDGKSHIVLESYPPCDSIEVLKQALLNNTVNYNGVDLPLPFNLEILKWANKTWEILSSAKLPSQVKFYNIYGTSLDTPHSVCFGSGDKPVTDLQQLCYFQAKYVCVDGDGTVPIESAKADGLNAEARVGVPGEHQRILREPHVFRLLKHWLKAGEPDPFYNPVNDYVILPTAFEMERHKEKGVEVASLKEEWEIISKVQDDQSCTADKVCSISVSQEGANQSYSEAHATVIVHPDNEGKQHVQLNALAVSVDAS